The Aequorivita sublithincola DSM 14238 genome window below encodes:
- a CDS encoding NAD kinase has product MKIGIYGQFYHENSEIYIQMLLDALQKKEAEVLIEANFLNIINQNQDITKNFSGFSTFTELDSSFDLFFSIGGDGTILKSVTFVADLGIPIVGINTGRLGFLATIQKEEMTESLNQILEGEYSISERSLLTVETFPKSDDIQPLNFALNEVAVNRRNTTSMIKVETLVNDKYLTSYWSDGLIVATPTGSTGYSLSCGGPVIDPEANNIVLTPIAPHNLNARPLVLPDSCVVSLKVSGRENTFLVSMDSRIVTLENETTIIIKKAPFTIKLLQLHDDSFIKTLRKKLLWGEDKRN; this is encoded by the coding sequence ATGAAAATAGGAATCTACGGACAGTTTTATCACGAAAATTCTGAAATCTATATTCAGATGTTGCTAGATGCGCTTCAAAAGAAAGAAGCCGAAGTGCTTATTGAAGCAAACTTTCTCAACATCATAAATCAAAACCAGGACATCACAAAAAACTTTTCGGGATTTTCCACTTTTACTGAATTGGATTCAAGTTTTGATCTTTTCTTCAGTATTGGCGGGGATGGAACTATTTTGAAATCTGTAACTTTTGTAGCAGATTTAGGCATTCCAATTGTTGGAATAAATACTGGACGACTCGGTTTTTTGGCTACAATTCAAAAAGAAGAGATGACTGAGAGCCTAAACCAGATTTTGGAAGGCGAATATTCTATTTCTGAAAGAAGCTTGCTCACGGTAGAAACTTTTCCGAAGAGCGATGATATACAACCCTTAAATTTTGCGCTTAACGAAGTGGCGGTTAACAGACGCAACACAACGTCTATGATAAAAGTTGAAACGCTTGTGAATGATAAATATCTCACTTCATATTGGTCCGACGGTCTTATTGTAGCGACTCCAACTGGTTCCACTGGCTATTCTTTAAGCTGTGGTGGACCAGTGATTGACCCTGAGGCCAACAATATTGTGCTTACGCCAATCGCACCGCACAATCTTAATGCTCGGCCATTGGTGTTACCAGACTCTTGTGTTGTTTCTTTAAAAGTTTCGGGACGCGAAAATACATTTTTGGTATCTATGGATTCGCGCATTGTTACTTTAGAAAACGAAACCACAATCATTATTAAGAAAGCGCCATTCACAATTAAATTACTTCAACTTCACGATGACAGCTTTATAAAAACGCTGCGCAAAAAACTTTTGTGGGGAGAAGATAAAAGGAATTAA
- a CDS encoding DUF6089 family protein — MKYFATVFLILSTVFIAQSQTYEIGGMIGGANYIGDVGKTNYINPNSLALGGIFKWNRSTRHSFRGSFMVAKIKGDDSQSSNSRRNQRGYSFENTVKELSIGIEYTFWDFNVHAQKSISTPYLYTGLTGFTYTALHRRGENIVEYDNASSIAIPMIVGFKANISQNAMFGFEIGARYTFTDDLDGSNPVKGLKDDQGAKFGNINNDDWYVFTGVTLTFAFGRKPCYCNF; from the coding sequence ATGAAGTACTTCGCGACTGTATTTTTAATACTCTCCACTGTGTTTATAGCGCAATCACAAACCTACGAAATTGGCGGAATGATTGGCGGCGCAAACTATATAGGTGATGTTGGTAAAACAAACTACATTAATCCAAATAGTTTGGCTTTAGGTGGTATTTTCAAATGGAACCGAAGCACAAGACACTCCTTTAGAGGTTCTTTTATGGTTGCAAAAATAAAAGGAGACGACTCTCAAAGCTCCAACAGCCGTAGAAATCAACGTGGCTATTCCTTTGAAAATACAGTGAAAGAATTATCTATCGGTATAGAATATACCTTTTGGGATTTTAATGTTCACGCTCAAAAATCGATTTCAACACCTTATCTATATACTGGACTTACAGGTTTTACTTATACCGCACTTCATAGAAGAGGCGAAAATATTGTAGAATATGACAATGCATCAAGTATTGCCATACCAATGATAGTAGGGTTTAAAGCAAACATTAGTCAAAACGCTATGTTTGGTTTTGAAATTGGAGCTCGCTACACATTTACAGATGATCTTGATGGAAGCAATCCAGTAAAAGGACTTAAAGATGATCAAGGCGCTAAATTCGGTAACATAAATAATGACGATTGGTATGTATTCACTGGGGTAACCCTTACTTTTGCCTTCGGAAGAAAGCCATGCTATTGCAATTTTTAA
- a CDS encoding isoprenyl transferase produces MEPKDQLDKDRLPQHLAIIMDGNGRWAKQKGLFRSIGHENGSKAVREIVEGCAEIGVPFLTLYAFSTENWNRPKLEVELLMKLLVSSLKKEIKTLNNNDIKLNAIGNLDALPKKAHKELMDVIDKTKNNKRMTLTLALSYGSREEITKTIKEISLKVKNNLISPHDIDETVINNHLYTQNLPDVDLLIRTSGEQRISNFLLWQIAYAELYFTETLWPDYTKNHLFEAILNYQNRERRFGKTSEQLKQ; encoded by the coding sequence ATGGAACCTAAAGACCAATTAGATAAAGACCGATTACCACAACATCTCGCCATAATTATGGATGGGAACGGTCGTTGGGCAAAACAAAAAGGTCTTTTCCGCTCTATTGGTCATGAAAATGGCAGCAAAGCAGTTCGTGAAATTGTGGAAGGTTGTGCTGAAATAGGAGTTCCATTTTTAACACTCTATGCTTTTTCAACAGAAAACTGGAATCGTCCAAAATTGGAAGTAGAGTTGTTAATGAAACTACTGGTTTCTTCGCTTAAAAAAGAGATAAAGACATTAAACAACAACGATATTAAACTAAATGCCATCGGCAATCTAGATGCTTTACCAAAAAAAGCACATAAAGAATTGATGGACGTAATAGATAAAACAAAGAATAACAAGCGAATGACTCTTACCCTTGCTCTTAGTTATGGTTCTAGGGAAGAAATTACAAAAACAATAAAAGAGATTAGTCTTAAAGTTAAAAATAACCTAATTTCGCCGCATGATATTGATGAAACGGTAATAAATAATCATCTTTACACGCAAAATTTACCAGATGTTGATTTATTGATCCGCACTAGTGGCGAACAGCGTATCAGTAACTTTCTGCTTTGGCAAATAGCGTATGCCGAACTGTATTTTACTGAAACACTTTGGCCGGATTATACTAAAAACCATCTTTTTGAGGCAATATTAAATTATCAAAACAGAGAAAGAAGATTTGGAAAAACCAGTGAACAACTTAAACAATAG
- a CDS encoding BamA/OMP85 family outer membrane protein, translating into MEKPVNNLNNSSLLHTYRKSYCILLFTILSVFTLQAQQKELDSGDKYTINKITVSGAQSYNEQTVIAFTGLKKGDRIYIPGEKLSQVTKKLWEQNLFSDIAFYVTNIDGDSVDLELYIVELPKLHEVTITGQGVRKAKRKEIIKDNDLTAGTKITENLITTTKNYITNKYKKDGFFNTDVTVTTTPFKDSTGVEISKNMLIDVNRGKRVKVKEINFEGKEHFTDAKLRRSLKKIKRKNFFRVWKRSKFTEEGFEEDRASLLKKYKSSGYRDARILSDTLRILDKKNIALDIKLEEGDKYYFGDIKFIGNSVFTDSQLRQVLGIKKGEVYNGVLLQERIADDSAPDAEDITNLYQNNGYLAARINPVEVAVRNDTIDFEIRIIERSLFYFDHVTVVGNDRTNDHVIYRELRTRPGQKYSKRDVVRTIRELGQLGFFDPEQLKPDFKKVDENNGLVDLEYSLVEKGSSQVELQGGYGGGGFVGTLGLSFKNFSLNNIFNLKSYRPLPMGDGQQLSIRAQASGYYQTYSLSLTEPWLGGKRPVQLSTSFSHTIQNFYDYNNRRADKSRSFTITGGSVGLAKKVKWPDDYFVWSNALSFQHYNLNNYNTGLFTFGDGYSNNLAYTIGISRNNTATNPIYPTQGSDFSLTAKMTLPYSAFNSVNYKSLAEDRALQEGIINNTSSNSAQVVNARERRSSIDQERFKWLEYYKIKFKGTWYTRIYEKLVLRTNTEIGFLGAYNQDRGVPPFERFFVGGDGMGAYSLDGREAIALRGYPNQSLSDPDGNTIYNKFSLEVRYPITLAQMASIYVLGFAEGGASYSGFKDYNPFELKRAAGAGLRIFMPQFGLLGIDFGYGFDPVLGGTEPHGWKTSFIIGQSF; encoded by the coding sequence TTGGAAAAACCAGTGAACAACTTAAACAATAGTTCCCTATTGCATACATACAGAAAATCTTATTGTATTTTATTATTTACAATACTTTCCGTTTTTACACTACAGGCACAGCAAAAAGAACTTGATAGCGGTGACAAATACACCATAAATAAAATAACCGTTTCTGGAGCCCAGAGCTACAACGAACAAACTGTTATTGCTTTTACTGGTCTTAAAAAAGGTGACCGAATTTATATTCCAGGCGAAAAATTGAGTCAAGTAACCAAAAAACTTTGGGAGCAAAACCTTTTTAGTGATATCGCTTTTTATGTAACTAACATAGATGGCGATTCTGTAGATTTGGAACTATATATTGTAGAATTACCAAAACTTCACGAGGTAACCATCACGGGGCAAGGTGTACGTAAGGCAAAGCGTAAGGAAATAATTAAGGATAACGACCTTACGGCTGGGACAAAAATCACAGAAAACCTAATTACTACCACAAAAAATTACATCACAAACAAGTATAAAAAAGATGGCTTTTTTAATACAGATGTTACTGTTACGACCACACCATTTAAAGATTCTACTGGTGTAGAGATTTCTAAAAACATGCTTATTGACGTAAATAGAGGAAAGCGTGTTAAAGTGAAAGAAATTAATTTTGAAGGAAAAGAACATTTCACTGATGCTAAATTGCGTCGTTCGTTGAAAAAAATTAAACGAAAAAACTTTTTCCGTGTTTGGAAGCGTTCAAAGTTTACCGAAGAAGGATTTGAGGAAGACAGAGCATCACTTCTTAAGAAATACAAATCAAGCGGATATCGCGATGCACGTATTCTTAGTGACACTTTGAGAATTCTTGACAAAAAGAATATAGCTCTCGATATTAAACTAGAAGAAGGAGACAAATATTATTTTGGAGATATAAAATTTATCGGAAATAGCGTATTTACAGATAGTCAATTACGTCAAGTATTAGGAATAAAAAAAGGTGAAGTTTACAATGGCGTTTTGTTGCAAGAACGTATTGCAGACGATTCAGCACCTGATGCAGAAGATATTACCAATCTTTATCAAAACAACGGGTATCTTGCCGCACGTATTAACCCTGTGGAAGTAGCCGTTCGCAACGATACTATAGATTTTGAAATCAGGATTATTGAGCGCAGTCTTTTTTACTTTGACCATGTTACGGTTGTAGGAAACGATCGAACCAACGACCATGTTATTTATAGAGAATTAAGAACTCGTCCAGGCCAAAAATACAGTAAACGCGATGTTGTTAGAACAATTCGTGAATTGGGACAATTAGGCTTCTTCGACCCAGAACAACTGAAACCAGATTTCAAAAAAGTAGATGAAAACAACGGTCTTGTTGACTTAGAATATTCTCTAGTTGAAAAAGGTTCTAGTCAAGTTGAACTGCAAGGAGGTTATGGCGGTGGAGGCTTTGTGGGAACGCTAGGTCTTTCGTTTAAAAACTTTTCACTTAACAATATTTTCAACTTAAAATCATACAGACCACTACCAATGGGAGACGGTCAGCAACTATCCATTAGAGCCCAAGCTAGTGGCTACTATCAAACCTATAGCTTATCGCTTACCGAGCCTTGGCTGGGAGGAAAAAGACCTGTACAATTATCAACGTCTTTCTCTCATACCATCCAGAATTTTTATGATTATAACAACAGAAGAGCAGATAAATCAAGAAGTTTCACCATTACAGGTGGTTCTGTAGGTCTTGCTAAAAAAGTAAAATGGCCAGATGATTATTTTGTTTGGTCCAACGCGCTTAGTTTCCAACATTACAACCTTAATAATTACAACACAGGATTGTTCACCTTTGGAGATGGGTATTCAAACAACTTGGCATATACTATAGGTATTAGCAGAAATAACACTGCTACCAACCCTATTTATCCTACCCAAGGTTCTGACTTCAGTCTAACTGCAAAAATGACACTTCCGTATTCTGCATTTAATAGTGTAAACTATAAATCTTTGGCTGAAGATAGAGCGTTACAGGAAGGAATAATCAATAATACTTCCTCTAATTCAGCACAAGTTGTGAATGCTAGAGAAAGAAGGTCTTCTATAGATCAAGAGCGTTTTAAATGGTTAGAATACTATAAAATTAAATTCAAAGGAACATGGTACACTCGTATTTACGAAAAATTAGTGCTTCGTACCAATACTGAAATTGGATTCTTGGGAGCATACAACCAAGACCGTGGTGTTCCTCCATTTGAAAGATTTTTTGTAGGTGGTGATGGTATGGGAGCTTATAGTTTGGATGGTAGAGAGGCCATTGCTTTAAGAGGATATCCAAATCAATCTTTATCTGATCCAGACGGAAATACGATTTACAATAAATTTTCGTTAGAGGTAAGATATCCAATTACTTTAGCACAGATGGCATCCATCTATGTGCTTGGTTTTGCGGAAGGTGGAGCATCCTATAGTGGATTCAAAGATTACAATCCTTTTGAGTTAAAGCGTGCAGCTGGCGCAGGATTACGTATATTTATGCCTCAATTTGGATTATTAGGCATCGATTTTGGTTATGGATTCGACCCTGTTTTGGGAGGAACAGAGCCACATGGATGGAAAACTAGTTTTATAATTGGACAGTCATTTTAA
- a CDS encoding OmpH family outer membrane protein, whose protein sequence is MKTKKILFFTIAVFCFTFMAEAQRGVRIGYIDMEYILESVPEYKEASIQLEGKVQRWKQDIEKKQKEIDQMKLNLANERVLLTKELIDEREEEVKIKEDEMLQYQQDRFGPNGDLMIQRRQLVQPIQDQVFNIVQEVAENKKYDFIFDKSADVVMLFAAKRNDISDLVLRSIERAGRRVQAADKKEKREIEQRDKLSLEEEGVVTEKEKAVQEKQEEREKIVEAKKSEREDMMAQRQIERDSLRAVKKAEFDLRRQKIIEEREQRKDSILNARQNQNNTPKGDG, encoded by the coding sequence ATGAAGACAAAAAAAATACTCTTTTTCACAATTGCCGTTTTTTGCTTCACCTTCATGGCCGAAGCTCAAAGAGGCGTTCGTATAGGATATATTGATATGGAATATATCTTAGAAAGCGTTCCTGAATACAAAGAAGCTTCCATACAATTAGAAGGGAAGGTACAACGCTGGAAACAGGACATCGAAAAAAAACAAAAGGAAATTGATCAAATGAAATTGAACCTTGCTAATGAAAGGGTTCTTTTAACGAAAGAATTGATTGACGAACGCGAAGAAGAAGTAAAAATTAAAGAAGACGAAATGCTTCAATACCAACAAGACCGTTTTGGTCCAAATGGTGATTTGATGATCCAGAGAAGACAGTTGGTTCAACCAATTCAGGATCAGGTTTTCAATATTGTTCAGGAAGTTGCAGAAAACAAAAAGTATGATTTCATCTTTGATAAATCTGCAGATGTTGTTATGCTCTTCGCTGCAAAAAGAAACGACATCAGCGATTTAGTACTTAGAAGCATTGAACGCGCTGGAAGAAGAGTACAGGCCGCAGACAAGAAAGAAAAACGCGAAATCGAACAACGCGATAAACTTTCACTTGAAGAAGAAGGAGTTGTTACCGAAAAGGAAAAGGCAGTTCAGGAAAAACAAGAGGAACGCGAAAAGATTGTTGAAGCTAAAAAATCTGAGCGTGAAGATATGATGGCTCAACGTCAAATAGAGCGCGATTCACTGCGAGCTGTGAAAAAAGCAGAATTTGATTTGCGACGTCAAAAAATTATTGAAGAAAGAGAACAAAGAAAAGATTCCATATTAAACGCCCGTCAAAATCAAAACAATACTCCAAAAGGAGACGGTTAA
- a CDS encoding OmpH family outer membrane protein → MKKMKTLLVAIVLFVGATSFMNAQSKIAHINAQELIESMPDYKAAQGQLEKVQKTYDTEIKAMAKELDTKAKQYDGEASTKSDEENQKRFQEIQGMQENIQAYRQQALQDLDKKRTDIFKPILEKAQATIQKVAKAQGFQYVLDSTVGSGVILADGKDLMADVKKDLGM, encoded by the coding sequence ATGAAAAAAATGAAAACGTTACTAGTTGCAATTGTACTTTTCGTAGGAGCAACAAGTTTTATGAACGCTCAATCCAAAATAGCACATATCAATGCTCAGGAACTAATTGAATCTATGCCAGATTACAAAGCTGCACAAGGTCAATTGGAAAAGGTTCAAAAGACGTATGACACAGAGATCAAAGCGATGGCTAAGGAATTAGATACTAAAGCCAAGCAATACGATGGTGAAGCTTCAACAAAAAGTGATGAAGAAAACCAAAAAAGATTCCAAGAAATTCAAGGAATGCAAGAAAACATCCAAGCTTACAGACAACAAGCTCTTCAGGATCTAGACAAGAAAAGAACAGATATTTTCAAGCCAATTCTTGAAAAAGCACAAGCTACAATACAAAAAGTAGCTAAGGCCCAAGGATTTCAATATGTATTGGATTCTACCGTAGGTAGCGGCGTTATCCTTGCAGATGGTAAAGACCTTATGGCTGATGTTAAGAAAGATTTAGGAATGTAA
- the murI gene encoding glutamate racemase: MDKNNPIGVFDSGVGGSSIWQEIHKLLPFENVIYLADSKNAPYGNKSSEEIIALSIKNVEKLRELDCKIIVVACNTATTNAVWTLRENYKIPIIGIEPAIKPAALQTTSKSVGILATKGTLSSTLFSKTAKEFTKDISVVEIIGEGLVLLIEAGKLDSPEMISLLKTHTKPMIEANIDYLVLGCSHYPYLIPQLKKILPENVKIIDSGEAVARQTKTVLQSLNLLREENTTPKLQFYTNAETDTLKLLLKDFAEKISIEKRDF, translated from the coding sequence ATGGATAAAAATAATCCCATAGGCGTTTTTGATTCTGGTGTTGGGGGTTCCTCTATTTGGCAGGAAATCCATAAACTGCTTCCGTTTGAAAATGTTATTTATCTAGCAGACAGCAAAAATGCACCTTACGGAAATAAATCTTCAGAAGAAATAATCGCTCTCAGCATCAAAAATGTTGAAAAATTACGGGAATTAGATTGCAAAATAATCGTGGTAGCTTGCAATACTGCAACCACCAACGCAGTCTGGACACTTCGAGAAAATTATAAAATTCCTATTATAGGTATAGAACCAGCTATTAAACCAGCGGCGCTTCAAACCACTTCAAAAAGCGTCGGAATCTTAGCTACAAAAGGAACACTCAGCAGCACACTTTTTAGCAAAACGGCAAAGGAATTTACAAAGGATATAAGCGTAGTCGAAATTATTGGAGAAGGGCTTGTTCTTTTAATTGAAGCTGGAAAACTTGATAGTCCAGAAATGATTTCTCTTTTGAAAACACACACCAAACCAATGATTGAAGCCAATATAGATTACCTGGTTTTGGGCTGCAGCCACTATCCGTACCTCATTCCGCAGTTGAAAAAAATACTTCCTGAAAACGTAAAAATCATCGATTCCGGCGAAGCTGTTGCGCGACAAACAAAAACCGTACTACAAAGTTTAAATTTACTCCGTGAAGAAAACACAACCCCTAAACTTCAGTTTTATACAAATGCAGAAACTGATACTCTAAAATTATTGCTGAAAGATTTTGCTGAAAAAATTTCTATAGAAAAACGCGATTTTTAA
- a CDS encoding gamma carbonic anhydrase family protein — MIIKPVNGKHPQIPEDCFIAENATIVGDVVMGNECSVWFNAVIRGDVHFIKMGNKVNVQDGAVIHATYKTSPTTIGNNVSIGHNAIVHGCTIHDNVLIGMGSIVMDDCVVESNTIIAAGAVVSKNTRVESGSIYAGIPAKKIKDISPELTKGEIERIANNYVMYSSWFK, encoded by the coding sequence ATGATAATAAAACCAGTAAACGGAAAACACCCTCAAATACCTGAAGATTGCTTTATAGCTGAAAACGCGACTATTGTTGGCGATGTGGTTATGGGCAACGAGTGCAGTGTCTGGTTCAATGCCGTGATTCGTGGTGACGTACATTTCATCAAAATGGGCAATAAAGTGAACGTGCAGGATGGCGCTGTAATTCACGCAACGTATAAAACTTCGCCAACAACTATAGGAAATAACGTTTCGATTGGTCATAACGCCATAGTTCACGGTTGCACCATTCACGACAATGTTTTGATTGGTATGGGAAGCATTGTTATGGACGATTGTGTAGTGGAAAGTAATACGATTATTGCCGCAGGAGCTGTAGTTTCAAAAAATACAAGGGTCGAGAGTGGAAGTATTTACGCAGGAATTCCTGCTAAAAAAATTAAGGATATAAGTCCAGAACTTACCAAAGGCGAAATTGAACGCATCGCCAATAATTATGTGATGTATTCTTCGTGGTTTAAATAG
- a CDS encoding LytR/AlgR family response regulator transcription factor has protein sequence MKLNAIIVEDEETSREILRNYLVKYCPNIVLKGEAANVDEALVLIRKNDLDVVFLDVEMPYGNAFDLLDKVGDRQFETIFVTAYNHYAMDALNAHASYYLLKPISIDKLIEAVDYVNEIKEKENNLQNSILKPLQTQVVGKITIPLQNGFEVLQMEDILYCQADDNYTQIHLKVGKRLVSKTLKYFEDSLSENGFARVHKSYLVNVNEITEYKKGKGGSVVLSSGKEIMVSPSRKKDLLAYFG, from the coding sequence ATGAAACTAAACGCAATAATTGTAGAAGATGAAGAAACCAGCCGTGAAATTCTACGGAATTATTTGGTAAAATACTGTCCAAATATAGTGTTGAAAGGTGAAGCTGCAAATGTAGATGAAGCCCTGGTCTTAATCAGAAAAAACGATTTGGATGTAGTTTTTCTGGATGTAGAAATGCCTTACGGAAATGCTTTCGATTTGCTGGACAAAGTAGGCGATAGGCAGTTTGAAACCATTTTTGTAACGGCCTACAATCATTACGCAATGGATGCTTTAAACGCACACGCTTCCTATTATTTGCTGAAACCAATTTCCATAGATAAGTTGATAGAAGCCGTAGATTATGTGAATGAAATAAAGGAAAAGGAAAACAATCTTCAGAATTCCATTTTAAAGCCGCTCCAGACGCAAGTTGTTGGGAAGATTACAATTCCTTTGCAAAATGGTTTTGAAGTGCTTCAGATGGAAGATATATTGTATTGCCAGGCCGATGATAATTACACGCAGATTCATTTAAAAGTTGGAAAGCGATTGGTGAGCAAAACCTTGAAATATTTTGAAGATTCCCTTTCAGAAAATGGTTTTGCAAGAGTTCATAAATCCTATCTGGTAAATGTGAATGAAATCACGGAATACAAAAAAGGAAAAGGAGGAAGCGTAGTTCTTTCCAGCGGGAAAGAAATAATGGTGAGTCCTTCAAGGAAGAAGGATTTGTTAGCTTATTTTGGATAA
- a CDS encoding tetratricopeptide repeat-containing sensor histidine kinase, producing the protein MKNLLFLFLAVAFFGSTESFAQVKRQVAKSFMLRGEVVDGETNMPLSKVNVEILGGQYTTTNLSGSFAISAKIGDELVIKSDDFLTVYYTIKSDEFITVRVENAKPEAAPELAKTIQNKEQASFNVYLDSAKFFLKKDAQKSIEFITKALEPRRGKTISTKENSLAFETLGDINLFWNQPDLAVDNYKQSLQSIKNTDVSIKLAKAFAQNKNYQESISAFQKLLNANLSAYQKVEVYEGLGDTYKAIDDGVKSVFNYQKALDTAKDNKIIPKITNLNSKIGEAYAQSGALNEAESYFDNSLKLAKKENKQRAVSEKNKVADFYNQNREYEKEIQLREETLEELNSMDKGVTVDDEALSSQRQNYKIANAFVAQEKYKQAIPYLEKSIAEADKKEDLIVQKDAVRKLSEIYRDIGEFDKATESYQRYVEVVDELYIKKEQEISQAARFSKEVTQKQNRIASLENDRKLNESRYKLAFENQELIQKNDRIQKWIIGSLILIVLLLFFAAYTQYKNIKQQKFANNVLALKSLRSQMNPHFIFNALNSVNSFIAVNDERAANKYLTDFSLLMRSVLENSEEDFIPLENEIELLELYVKLEHFRFKDKFNYKITVDEKINLNEFVIPPMLLQPYVENAVWHGLRYKDEMGLLEINFQQINSETIKISIIDDGIGRSKSKEFKTENQKKQKSKGMGNTQKRIAILNDMYRDKVDVKVENVFDNSEGTKVELILKKD; encoded by the coding sequence ATGAAAAACCTTCTTTTTCTTTTTTTGGCAGTTGCCTTTTTTGGTTCTACAGAAAGTTTTGCGCAAGTGAAGCGGCAGGTAGCCAAATCTTTTATGCTTAGGGGTGAAGTGGTGGATGGCGAAACTAATATGCCGCTTTCAAAAGTGAATGTCGAGATTTTGGGAGGGCAATATACTACGACCAATCTTTCGGGAAGCTTTGCTATTTCTGCAAAAATTGGTGACGAACTTGTTATAAAAAGTGATGATTTCCTCACGGTTTACTACACTATAAAATCCGACGAGTTTATAACCGTTCGGGTTGAAAATGCAAAACCTGAAGCCGCTCCTGAGTTGGCTAAAACAATTCAAAATAAAGAGCAAGCGAGTTTTAATGTCTATTTAGATTCTGCTAAATTTTTTCTGAAAAAAGACGCACAGAAAAGTATTGAATTCATCACTAAAGCTCTGGAACCAAGACGAGGTAAAACTATTTCAACAAAGGAAAATAGTCTGGCTTTTGAAACTTTGGGCGATATTAATTTATTTTGGAATCAGCCAGATTTGGCAGTGGATAACTATAAACAAAGTCTTCAAAGCATTAAAAATACTGATGTTTCTATAAAACTGGCGAAAGCTTTTGCGCAGAATAAAAACTATCAGGAAAGCATTTCAGCTTTTCAAAAATTGTTGAATGCAAATCTTTCAGCTTATCAAAAAGTTGAAGTTTATGAAGGTTTGGGAGATACTTATAAAGCTATTGACGATGGCGTGAAAAGTGTTTTCAATTATCAAAAAGCGTTAGATACGGCCAAGGATAATAAGATTATTCCGAAAATTACGAACTTAAATTCTAAGATAGGTGAAGCTTATGCCCAAAGTGGCGCGCTGAATGAAGCAGAAAGTTATTTTGACAATTCCTTGAAACTTGCAAAAAAAGAAAACAAACAGCGCGCAGTTTCAGAAAAAAATAAGGTGGCAGATTTTTACAATCAAAACCGCGAATACGAGAAAGAAATTCAGCTTCGTGAAGAAACTTTGGAGGAACTGAATTCAATGGATAAAGGCGTTACAGTTGACGATGAAGCCCTTTCGTCCCAACGCCAAAACTATAAAATCGCAAATGCTTTTGTGGCGCAAGAAAAGTATAAACAAGCAATTCCATATCTCGAAAAAAGTATTGCTGAAGCAGACAAGAAAGAAGATTTAATTGTTCAAAAAGACGCAGTAAGAAAGCTTTCCGAGATTTACCGAGACATTGGTGAGTTTGATAAAGCAACCGAAAGTTATCAGCGATATGTTGAGGTTGTGGACGAATTATACATTAAAAAGGAACAGGAAATTAGCCAAGCCGCGCGTTTTAGCAAAGAGGTAACCCAGAAGCAAAACCGAATCGCAAGTCTTGAAAACGACCGAAAATTAAATGAAAGTCGCTACAAACTTGCTTTTGAAAACCAAGAACTTATTCAAAAGAATGACCGCATTCAAAAATGGATTATTGGTTCTTTGATTCTGATTGTTTTGTTATTGTTTTTTGCTGCCTACACACAGTATAAAAACATAAAACAGCAGAAGTTCGCGAATAATGTTTTGGCATTGAAATCGCTTCGGTCGCAGATGAATCCTCATTTTATATTTAATGCGTTAAATTCCGTAAATAGTTTTATTGCGGTAAATGATGAACGTGCTGCCAATAAATATTTGACCGATTTTTCGTTGTTAATGCGTTCGGTTTTGGAGAATAGCGAGGAAGATTTTATTCCTTTGGAAAACGAAATTGAATTATTAGAACTTTATGTAAAGTTGGAGCATTTCAGATTTAAAGATAAGTTCAACTATAAAATTACTGTGGACGAAAAAATAAACTTGAATGAGTTTGTAATACCGCCAATGTTGCTTCAGCCATACGTGGAAAATGCCGTGTGGCACGGACTTCGATATAAAGATGAAATGGGTTTGTTAGAAATTAACTTTCAGCAAATTAATTCAGAAACAATAAAAATTTCCATAATTGATGATGGAATTGGTCGTTCAAAATCCAAAGAATTCAAAACCGAAAACCAGAAGAAACAGAAGTCCAAGGGAATGGGCAATACTCAAAAACGTATCGCAATTTTGAACGATATGTACAGAGACAAAGTTGATGTGAAAGTGGAAAACGTTTTCGATAATAGCGAAGGAACCAAAGTGGAACTAATTTTAAAGAAAGACTAA